A stretch of DNA from Juglans microcarpa x Juglans regia isolate MS1-56 chromosome 5D, Jm3101_v1.0, whole genome shotgun sequence:
AAACGCACGGAGAGGGAAACAGGGGGAGGGGGTTGTGCAGGAGGCAggggaggaagaaagaaaaaaggaataaaaagaaagaagcagaaaaagagaaaagggaaaaagaaaaaaaagaaaggaaaaaaaatgagatccaGTCTTTCAACTTAGGGTTTTGAAACTAATCCAACGAACATGATTTAAAACAATAACTTAAATTAAAACACagtaactaaataaaataaaatagtaaaatccaacaataaactaatttaaaataaagagcattttaaataatgaacaataattaataataataaaacatattgaattaaattttttaattaaaagtcGTAAAATAATATCAGGTAAATCATCTATAATTTAAAAGGAGAAAGCCTATAATctaaagaaatataataattacttagtcaaaatatatataaatacaggATATCACATATAGACTCTTTGTTTTTGCattgttgtttcttttataCCAGTGCCAAAAATGTCACCGTATTTATAAAgggactaaaaaaaaaaactgcttataTTTTAGTTCTGACCCAAAATGAATTATTAACTCTTCAATCACCCCGACATCTGTATCGTACTTCAAAAATCCTAATCATGAAATTTCTTGTAATCATTTATATAACTTTGATAAACTTCTTGAAGCATGACAACAAGGATGagcataatttaaatatcaattagagttattttatttttaactatgTTGATAAAGTACATCATCcatattacttaaataaaatttaatttataaattttaaattttaaattaaattataccgtataaatattttattaattatccacaagaaattataatttttcttctatgttttACCTTAAACATCCTCATTGAATGCCACGCTCAACATTCCATCATCTCCCAAGAATTGTCACATTCAAGTAAGGTcgatcaaaaatctaaaaatccgACTTCGCTATTGTACTTATTAGAATCAGAGTGGAGTAGGTGTGGAGTTGGATTTCGGAgtcagaatttttttaataaaaaaagtcgTAGTTGCAGTCGGAGGTGGTGATGTACCGACTTTGactccgatattgtacatattttataaaaatatatgtatttttttatatattaatcatattttttttatataactataacttatgtagttaattaaattcaataatatactaatatgagaaaattattataaaataatatgcttatactataatataaatagacgaaatttactaataatagtttaatatgTGTAAACACTATACTACTgactattactaccatgtaacactaatgtataataacaactaatgtataataacatgtaatactaattatataataactaatgtataataatatttaatattaatgtattatgtataaacacaaatatataaatttataataacatgtaatactaatatataataactaaaatataataacatgtactaagaaagtgcagtcagcttcataaTAATCTATTGCTGTTTGTCTACTtcgatatacatgatatttactcatcattaatgtataatcttatctcatcaattgttgttgtcttttaagattttttatattatccatcaagatttctaattctatttttaaattatattctgtacattttaactcatacaaatcacgaaagccagtactatgagcataatagaaatccatcatataatatgtaattcaaaattaaacaataaggaaaatagcaacagtaaataaaatatcaacaatataatcaccaatggctctgataccaaaggcatATATCCCAGATAATAAATAGATGatattaagatattaataacaataataggTGGTAaaaccagccatatgcatgataaCAAATAGAGCAGGCGGTATAACCAACTATATGCATGAAGcagtaaataatatagaaaagagatatgaaacaaacttcttcattaaaaacataatacttacaaggagactaattctcaaaggagttggaagctgaagacatgagggaaggaAGATTGAAAGATTTACAAAGTGAGGAGGACTGGAATGGAGAGGTTTGGGCAAAAGATGAAGGGATTTCAGATCAGAATTCTGAATTCAGAATTCTGAATGTCCTTCTTCCCACAtgaacccctttatatagacactagaGCAGTATAAAACAGTAactctaataatacatgaacaataTCAGCcgacactaaaaaaaataacagtatcagccgacgctaaaaacaaacacaGTACAGGACATGTAAGCTTTGTATGTACAAAatcatttgttgttttgctgGACAATAATCTGTCATGAATAATCTTCTGGAGAGATAATATTCCTGACAACTTCTGTCTGTCATGCTGGCTAATCGAAAAAGTAGTAATCTTTTGGAATCACAtattctgaggatcataatttgctaattccagttcaaacgggtATTGAGAATCCATTAGATGTACTGGATGGTAAGGTGAgtaatcttgagaaggagaggcaACTTGGTTACCCTGAAATTGGGAGGtctgttgagaaggagaggcctgatgggctAGTGATAATACGAGTTGTTGTAGTAGAGATGATCTGGCTGgatgttgtgcttcttcttcatcttcattgtCTAATACTTGTGACATTGCTTCGGCTAATTTTTCCAAATCCTTCTTGTTGGTAATGGATGTTGCTTGAAATCTGCTTTGTTGGACTAGGACTTTTGgagttttggtaacttttgaaaacatctttaatacatgatcataattgtatttttttcaccATTTGACAGAAACTTGGCGGGATagaaacataatggttttgagagagggatggcGTTTGATgacgtattcccatttcataatctaatttgattttgttttgagaaagaaaagcagaagtggtgaacaatggtttaatgctggtggactgtcattttgtgaagtaaAATATCGAAGACTTtcttgaagaggaagagaaagaagaagatgttCGGGTctataatattcccaccatagtgagaaccatttcgggagtgtgttgatttattgtaatttgtcaaaatgaaggaaccatgaatgacgtaaatttttattttgtcttagaaatatttttgtccatacttgctggtaatcataataatcataataatgaggatcataaggatgagagaattttcttgttaaataggaattttttccccattgttccagagtgagaacttgtttaatggtaactttatgaaaaacaataattggagatgcaagtggagaatgttgagtttgaagagaataataaatttctgagagaataattgagtcggtatctactaatatgaattcataaaaatgctgagttttcttaatgttttgtgaaACATAATGTCAGTCTGGTAaaagaaaggcatcaagtaatttctgggGTCAGACAGGtgttgaatttcagattcaataggaaagactggatgccaatgagatttgatgataatagaagatgaagaaggctgagataataatggaggattaataatttgggaaggagaaaaggaagagggaGAAACAGCTTTAGAATATGTTGACAATTTTGGAAgagctaatggtgaaaatgaattgtaagagggtctaaaGTTTTGCGGTAATGACCCCAATACCGTATATGGtattggagttgcagaaggacaaggtgaaggataaggaggagatggtggccgtgcgtatgaggatttggactttacttttgactttgaagatgacataatttttcctgtaagaattctcgagatagaaaatcaggaagaaaattagattctcttttaatatgctcaatatcaaaataaaaaatacttaatatagcttgctaTCTGgtaaatatttgtttagcagCCAGatacatctttaatcaaaactttcttggctgatttacaatttattctaagtaaaaatttttgattcaacaaatcatcttaatatttgGAAATGCATAATACgataactaaattttttttaatactactataattcttttgggtaggattccaacattctgaatggaatcgaacaatctgttccaaatcagttgataatttttgtttcataattcctccatatCCAAGATCAGAGGCAtctatttcaacaattttaaaagtatgaagAGATGAaagtcctaagcatggtaatttcttaacatgagttttaatttgttttataatattagtatatttctCTGTCCATGatggtggattcttttttaatctcttaAATAATGGTTTAAATAATGGTATGAGAGATTAGTAgaaatctgcaacatagttgagactctctagaaatctctgtaattgatttttgtcttttatttcatctgaaaatttatcagtAAATTCTAtagctctactaattggtgtaatagttccatGATAGATTTCATGTCTgagaaatctaattttttcttgaaataattttattttttatgatgaaacgactaatccattttgtttgatagcttgaacaaaagtatttaaatatttctaatgttgttcaatagatgaagagaatattaatacatcatctatatacactatcgaaaaatgagtgaaatggataaatatctcattcataatattttaaaattcactaggggtattttttaatccaaaaggcataacattccattcaaaatgtccaaagggaaCTGTGAAGGCTGTCTTGTATCGATCTTTTTCAGCAATTTCGATTTGCCAAAAGtcacttttcatgtcaaattttgaaaatactgtagcatcatataatcgggataataaatcttttttattaggaatttgATATCTAATcaattgtaataccttatttaaaggtttgTAATTTATTACTAGACGAGGAAttactctttctaattctgcttattttttaacataaaaggcagcacaactccatggtgatttacttttccttattaatcctttttgttttaaatcattaatttcttttttgcagtattctaataattcattattcatttggatatgtctagccttggttggaatatttttctcagaaaattctttttcatagagtaattcaactatatgttgttttctattccagaaAGCATTAGACAGGTTAGAGCATACTTCATTTTCGATTATAgtcttaaaattatcaattctTTGGGTTAATAAcgggtcttttaactgttcttgaattcttttatattttaattcttgttttaagaaatttatctgattttcttttcttctaattctattttttgttaaaaaattaatttctctggttaatgagacttcctttaaagagttaatttcttttgatactagGGGAAACaggaatttaaattgaatttcttgtcctagtattttagtaaaaattccttcttctgttacagaaaAAGGATAAAGTAGAGTAAGAAAGAGATTTActaatattactttagtattaatattttttactaaaatgaatgttgttttaaaataaattccatTATTAtagatatgtgcattggataatttataatttatattcaattttgtttcattggcttgggataatgttttctttgttttttcaaaatatttagaaggtattaatccctcttgtatataATTCAAATccgctcctgtatctaatagggcaattgtagtaaaatagaattattgattaattaaaattgttatttcaacataccatttttgaaagtttatcttatcaagaatattaataaaattgtctgtttcatcttttataactaatattgaACATTTTCCTTATTCtattttatgttctttatcatgaagatttttttttgtttttctttatttttaataatataatttcttgtaataattgttcatttgaaacttctaatttaagattggatgtttttaaatttctaatttcttgttttatctcattgatttcttgttgtatatcttgaatcgtaattttctgtttgtcagttttaaatcttcattttatttctgaaaaattgtaaggtgttaaGGATGACGTTACTAAAgtgttttgattattaaaagtattttttagcttttctaattaatcttttctttcttgagggttactgattttgtttattatttataatataatgtcttcttgttttaaaagtacattaatggttttgttacagatacaattatccttatatagacaattacaaatttgtacttcatcttcttctgattCACTATtagaagattgttctgaaaaacttgattatttgaattgatagatttcttcttcttcttaagaactatcttcctcttcacttgaatgtattataaagtatctaataatttttcttttaatgcttcggatatatctaattcattaatatgTTGCttgactttacaatttgatttataatgtcatacttttctgcatttataacaaacaatctgttttttctttttattagtctttttaagactttttagtggcttattatatgtttgtttatcttttctctttttataaagttttttgTACATTcgttttttattagaataattcttataaactctttttcctttttttgtgtcttcttgaaggAGCTAATAATGGAGTATAACCAAATTATTCACAAAAGGTACCTAATTCCtttctagcaaatttcttttctttctccatttgcttctttaatattaaatcgttgtacatagttaatccagttctattaattttacttattatatcatcatatgtgagattatgaaaatcaatagtatcaTCTgctcttaataatgattctcgtaccttttgggcgaagtaatatggaagtccggctatgaacttttccttccagtatggctgttggcaatcattttttattataactttagttagaaatacatctttatacaaACGGAAATCaaataattgagggcattttagattaatcaataaatcactagttctttttTTGAATTGAACCGGATCACCAACagagtgtttagttaatgcatatattaatgtgtttacagcattttctaaagataaatcattttctgttttaatcacttacatgttttcatcatatttataagcaGTTAATATTCGTGACCTTTCTTCATATGAAAtgaacccctttatatagacactagaACAGTACAAAACAGTAACTCTAACATgaacagtactatatataataacatgtaattctAATGTATaagcattaacatataataacatataatactaatgtataataacattaatttgtgcaatgatttattttttcaattttggttatgttttaataaaattaaaattgaaaaaatattttttaaaaaaattgaaaattgaaaacccaAATCTGATTAGTGAGAGTTCAAGATCgtcaaattgaaattttaaatggactaagaaaaaaaatctaataaaaaaatccaaatccgactccgctccaaCAAGTTGAAGTCGGAGTCAAATTGGAGACTATATGAatcggagtcagagtcagagaTAGGGCACTCCGACTCCAACATTATTAGTGCTAAGCCCTACATTCAAGAAATGGGAGGGCAGCTCCCTTGAATCATGCATCTCCAGGTGACAAAAAGAGCTTTCATTTCCAATTGTAACCCTATATTTGTGTAGGTaataattcataatatttttacgGGTTTTGCTAGTCATTATTCTCACACATCACATAtcatatactatatttttttaaaaaaatttgatttttagttttattctttctaattaattgaattattttactcatcatctatatattacatatttgataaaaaaaaaaaattatatataacgtGTTGCATAAAGATGATGGGCAGAATTTTTCTACTTTCACTGATTTTACTCCATACACTACCGATTTAATATTCCTCAAAAGTCTACATTTCTGAACTACACCCAAACATTAGAATATACCTAAACTTTCCAATTtttacggttttttttttttttttagcaatttcAGTTCCACTCTGGAGTATGGACGTGACACACAATTTGGGTGCACGTGCACCACCAAACAAACCAGCAAGGGGGTAGTTGGGGCCTTAAATTTGGTGGTAGTTAGAAATTATAAGCTAATTCCTTCCCTTACAAAAGCATGGGAAAATCTCTGCTCCCCTCTTCAGGCTATTATTCATTGTTGCTCgaaaaatggagaagaagatgaagatacTATGCCTCCATGGATTCAGGACCAGCGGGAGTTTCCTCAAAAAGCAAATTAGCAAATGGGATCCTTCTATCTTCGCTCAATTCGACCTGGTATGTTATGTTAACCCACTTAAAATCTCTTGCTTACCAGCAGCTTTATGCGTTTCTGGATTTCTGGATTTTTCATGTCAATTGAAGTAGAATGGTTCTCTTTGCTCGAAGAAACCGCAGCTATGGCTGGCAAGTGTTAAAAATCTGACTTTTAGGCAGATACGTTGAAATTGACATTAAAGAGCTTTATTTATCACATACACAGGTGTTCCCAGATGGTCTTTTTCCTGCCGGAGGAAAATCCGAGATAGAGGGCATCTTCCCACCACCTTACTTCGAGTGGTTCCAGTTTGACAAGGTAAACATCTCTCTGCTGCTGTTTCTAATTGTTGAGAAATAATCCACGGTCTTGAGtttgtttataagaaataaataatcgTCTTTTGTAGaatcgattttatgagatgaattagattcatgaatttcttcatagtATTAGAGTTTGCCACAAGACGAATGTGGGGGCTACACTACTTATCTCGTGACAAAGATTAGGAAAAATGCTGGCCTGCATGAAGGAAGGTATTGAGGAATAATCCCATATTacttgtggacaaggtcttaagcctgtttataaggaatgagcaATCTTGTTTTGTagaattgattttataaaatgagttagatCTATGAAACTTTTTACAAATCAGAGGAACCGAGACAAggatgcatatttttttatttggcaaagataaaaaaaaaaacaagtatataTAATCCCATTGCATGTCTTTAATGATGAccttaattaattgattaatttcAGGACTTCACTGAGTACACAAACTTGGAGGAATGCATCTCTTACTTGTGTGATTACATAACAAGAGAAGGTCCTTTTGCTGGTTTGCTTGGATTCTCTCAGGTATGCATCCAAGCTTGTAATTACatcattaatttacaaaacagagagttttataatttgacgtacaACTTTCCCCTTCTCGACCATTTGTTGGAACCTTCAAAGTTTTCAAACTGCTGCCACATCCCAATAAGTTCCATTGTTTCTTGAATGACTCTAATCCATTCTACTACGCAGGGTGCAACGCTATCAGCCCTTCTGCTGGGCTACCAGGCACAAGTAAGTCTTAACTCTCACTCTATCTTGTCACTCAAATTCACTACATTATATTGAAAGCATAAGTGGGAAATCAGGGAAAGCTGCTGAAGGAGCATCCACCCTTTAAACTGTTCGTATCAGTATCAGGGTCAAAATTCAGAGACCCAAGCATATGCGAGGTAGCCTACAAAGATGCCATCAGGGTCAAATCTGTACACTTTATAGGAGAGAAGGATTGGTTGAAACTGCCTTCCCAAGAGCTTGCTACCGCTTTTGACAACCCTCTCATCATAAGGCATCCCCAAGGCCATACTGTCCCCAGATTAGGTTGTTTAATCTGCTCAATCCTCTTTCTCAAtctctgtttttattttgtaagtttgtgtgtgtgtgtgtagcaCTGAAGTTTTGGCTGCCTGACTGATCTGGGTGTAATTGGCAGATGAGGTTTCCACAGGGCAGATGCGCAACTTTACAGCAGAAATCATCCGAGAGAGCATTGAGAAGAAGCATGAACTGGAAAACGGGGAGGTAAAAGTTGATTCCGAGGAGAAAAAGCCAGAAGAAATGAGTAAGATCA
This window harbors:
- the LOC121264482 gene encoding dihydrofolate reductase-like; the protein is MEKKMKILCLHGFRTSGSFLKKQISKWDPSIFAQFDLVFPDGLFPAGGKSEIEGIFPPPYFEWFQFDKDFTEYTNLEECISYLCDYITREGPFAGLLGFSQGATLSALLLGYQAQGKLLKEHPPFKLFVSVSGSKFRDPSICEVAYKDAIRVKSVHFIGEKDWLKLPSQELATAFDNPLIIRHPQGHTVPRLDEVSTGQMRNFTAEIIRESIEKKHELENGEVKVDSEEKKPEEMSKINNQEKSAMDINKRELEIAEAVQA